Proteins encoded by one window of Pseudochaenichthys georgianus chromosome 9, fPseGeo1.2, whole genome shotgun sequence:
- the LOC117452514 gene encoding drebrin: MSKQTVNLDTYSLSLLTAKEDILNPRSSTNWAIFAYDGVTNKLKLADSGAGGVAELAGKFHISKPQYGLCKVGSVETGGPRIAMINWVGQNVDDFRRTECASHIPAIKNFFKEAHVFISAEKVEDVTEENIQAELNKVQANAPTQWARRSSRSADKEDLVGTNYRKTNAAMEMRRINRDSFWARAEREEEERKDDDKRRAAEERRRIERERVLKERTDAEERDKRMNEKLQMIEEQRRKRAEQEEELGKKEKLKWEHQQREHFDDMRARLRRSESIEKAAEAAELVSQRSMNPREFFRQLSSSSSSQSPTSPGSSRSGKPFRRYQRSLTDTAFIFTKAEDCTSSSPYSSPLVSPFSRAATSPIYRATSPPISPNFRPVTSSLRPRAPMSPPTSPLRPAPPVSALPIVPQSKNQIQAVVEPRPPSPTEPSAPPASPDLLASLSSCLVRNKPSHSHADALPSSPPNTPNQPEDSAFCFEPAPVPERITDLNTSTHGHTELVSDIAYKVQAVLVEEDEEEEEEEEDHEEEKAETQQQSCTIIAEPDETEDHEEEVEEKKEEEDEEKEVEEDNKEEKEELKQEAELTVDHPVEKLQEEEEAKEDEEENDQSEDGQDPSDMAVLSKKEEESTAIDGESICEVNNHETVVLSTNGITNGEGTKGQNGIGRSLSPSDTELSSPELTGSYDLHGTAEEDDVIEEEDQIISENGQEVSAERQMCVRALYDYQAEDESEISFEPGDIIKDVETVDKAWWRGWSKDGRQGLFPANYVETI; encoded by the exons GGCAATATTCGCATATGATGGAGTCACCAACAAGCTCAAGCTGGCTGACTCAGGAG CGGGTGGTGTGGCAGAACTGGCCGGCAAATTTCACATCTCCAAGCCTCAATACGGACTGTGCAAAGTGGGAAGTGTGGAGACAGGAGGCCCCCGGATTGCTATGATCAACTGG GTCGGTCAAAATGTGGATGACTTCCGAAGGACAGAATGTGCCAGCCACATTCCAGCCATCAAAAACTTTTTCAAG GAAGCTCATGTGTTCATTAGTGCAGAGAAAGTGGAGGATGTGACGGAGGAGAATATACAAGCTGAGCTCAACAAGGTCCAGGCCAATGCTCCCACCCAGTGGGCGAGAAGGAGCTCCAGGTCCGCTGACAAAGAGGACTTAGTG GGTACAAACTACAGAAAAACTAATGCTGCCATGGAGATGAGACGTATAAACAGAGACTCCTTCTGGGCCCGTGCAGAG CGtgaagaggaagagaggaaaGACGATGATAAGCGACGAGCAGCAGAGGAGAGACGCCGCATTGAAAGAGAAAGAGTTTTAAAAGAGAGGACGGATGCAGAAGAGAGAGACAAGAGGATGAATGAGAAGCTACAGATGATTGAGGAGCAAAG GAGAAAACGGGCAGAGCAAGAAGAAGAGCTAGGCAAAAAGGAGAAATTAAAATGG GAGCATCAGCAGAGGGAGCATTTTGATGACATGAGGGCTCGCCTGAGAAGGAGTGAGTCCATAGAAAAAGCAGCA GAGGCAGCAGAATTAGTGTCCCAGCGCTCCATGAACCCCAGGGAGTTCTTCAGGCAgctctcatcatcatcatcatcacagaGTCCCACCAGCCCTGGATCCTCCCGCTCTG gcAAACCCTTCAGACGATACCAGCGCAGCCTGACAGACACAGCCTTCATCTTCACTAAAGCAGAGGACTGCACGTCTTCCTCCCCTTACAGCTCACCCCTGGTCTCCCCATTCTCTCGGGCTGCTACCTCCCCCATCTATCGTGCCACCTCTCCCCCTATAAGCCCTAATTTCCGCCCCGTCACCTCTTCACTAAGGCCCAGAGCCCCCATGTCACCGCCTACATCACCCCTTCGCCCGGCCCCTCCGGTCTCAGCCCTGCCCATCGTTCCACAAAGTAAAAACCAAATTCAGGCTGTTGTTGAGCCCAGACCTCCGTCACCCACAGAACCCTCTGCACCTCCTGCTTCCCCTGATCTCTTGGCTTCATTGTCCTCCTGTTTGGTTAGAAACAAACCCTCCCACTCCCATGCAGacgccctcccttcctccccccCAAACACCCCAAACCAGCCCGAGGACTCAGCTTTCTGCTTCGAGCCTGCTCCTGTTCCAGAGAGAATCACAG ACCTCAACACATCCACTCATGGGCACACTGAGCTGGTCTCAGACATTGCCTACAAAGTACAGGCTGTactggtggaggaggacgaggaagaggaagaggaagaggaggatcaCGAGGAAGAAAAGGCTGAAACACAACAACAGTCTTGCACTATCATCGCAGAACCAGACGAGACTGAGGATCACGAGGAAGAGGTAGAAGAAAAGAAGGAGGAAGAAGACGAAGAAAAAGAAGTAGAAGAGGACAACaaagaagagaaggaggaatTAAAACAGGAAGCTGAGCTTACAGTGGACCATCCAGTGGAAAAgctgcaggaggaagaggaggcaaAGGAAGATGAAGAGGAGAATGACCAATCAGAAGACGGCCAGGATCCCTCTGACATGGCTGTGCTTTCAAAGAAAGAGGAAGAATCAACAGCTATAG ATGGCGAATCAATTTGTGAAGTAAACAACCACGAGACTGTGGTCCTGTCAACCAATGGGATCACAAATGGCGAGGGCACAAAGGGACAAAATGGAATAG GGCGGTCTCTGAGTCCCTCTGACACAGAGCTCAGCTCACCAGAGCTGACTGGGAGCTACGATCTCCATGGCACTGCAGAGGAGGACGACGTCATTGAGGAAGAGGACCAGATCATCTCTGAAAATGGACAAGAG GTTTCAGCCGAGCGACAAATGTGTGTCCGAGCGTTGTATGACTACCAAGCAG AGGACGAATCTGAGATCTCCTTTGAACCCGGTGACATCATAAAAGACGTGGAGACGGTGGACAAAGCTTGGTGGAGGGGCTGGAGCAAAGATGGACGCCAAGGCTTATTCCCTGCCAACTATGTAGAGACCATATAA